In Bacteroides coprosuis DSM 18011, the following are encoded in one genomic region:
- a CDS encoding hypothetical protein (KEGG: bfr:BF2298 hypothetical protein~SPTR: Putative uncharacterized protein;~IMG reference gene:2504106725) has protein sequence MKLTLLLFLVMSLFSCGQKTGSEKEGDGVKPKLKENMQAKELLQGVWYDDDSGTPLLLVKGDTLRFIDQSDSSMEFMIVKDSLYTYGYDVVSYKIDKQSPYEFWFHSLSDRIVKLYKSENLEDSLFFMDNFPPEPIPIYTEVVQKDSVVFYNDRRYRGYVYINPSTMKVNKPTYSDEGIRIDNIFYDNVIHICVYEGQNSLFARDVLKKDFQSLVTDTFYEQAVLADMDFDGVDKNGYHFTARLGIPESFTHNLISVTISFEGKMSLALKELKME, from the coding sequence GAGGGAGATGGTGTTAAACCTAAACTGAAAGAAAATATGCAGGCTAAAGAGTTGTTGCAAGGAGTATGGTATGATGATGATTCAGGTACACCTCTTCTATTAGTAAAAGGAGATACATTGCGTTTTATAGATCAATCTGATTCTTCTATGGAGTTTATGATTGTAAAAGATAGTTTGTATACTTATGGCTATGATGTTGTTAGTTATAAAATAGATAAGCAATCTCCTTATGAGTTTTGGTTTCACTCTTTATCTGATCGAATTGTAAAATTGTATAAGTCAGAAAATTTAGAAGATTCTTTGTTTTTTATGGATAACTTCCCACCCGAACCTATTCCTATTTATACGGAAGTTGTTCAGAAAGATTCTGTAGTCTTTTATAATGACCGAAGATATAGAGGGTATGTTTATATTAATCCATCTACAATGAAGGTTAATAAACCTACTTATTCAGATGAAGGAATACGTATTGATAATATTTTTTATGATAACGTAATCCATATCTGTGTTTATGAAGGACAAAATAGTCTATTTGCTAGAGATGTGTTGAAAAAAGATTTTCAATCCTTAGTTACTGATACCTTTTATGAACAAGCTGTTTTAGCTGATATGGATTTTGATGGGGTAGATAAAAATGGCTATCATTTTACTGCACGACTAGGTATTCCAGAAAGTTTTACTCATAATTTAATATCAGTGACAATCAGTTTCGAGGGAAAAATGAGTTTAGCACTGAAGGAGTTGAAGATGGAATAG